In Pseudomonas flavescens, the sequence ATGTCGGGATTTCTCAGATAATCCCGCGCTCGCGCAGGCCCTTGACCTGCTCGTCGCTCAGGCCCAAGCCGGCCAAGACGTCATCGGTGTGTTCGCCGAGCTGCGGGCCACCTTCGCCGATGCGGCCTGGCGTGCGGCTGAGTTTCGGCAGCACGCCCGGCACTTTCAGCGGGCCGGCGCTGGTGCTTACCGTCTCGATCATCTGCCGGGCCAGGTAATGGGGGTCGCTGACGATATCGGCGGCGGTGTAGGGATAGCCCGCCGGCACCCGCGCGCCCTTGAGCGCGTCGATCACCTCATCGCGGCCGCGCTGGGCAGTCCATTCGCCAATGGCGGCATCGATCATCTCGGCGTGCTGGCTGCGCCCGTCGTTCTGCGCCAGGCGCGGATCGTCGGCCAGATCGGTGCGGCCGATCAGGTTCATCAGACGCTTGTAGATGCTGTCGCCATTGCCGGCGATCAGCACGTAGCTGCCGTCGTTGCACGGGTAGGAGTTGGAGGGCGTGATACCGGGCAAGGCGCTGCCGGCCGGTTCCCGCACGTAACCGAAGGCATCGTATTCGGGCACCAGGCTTTCCATCATCGCGAACACCGATTCGTACAGGGCGACGTCGATCTGCTGGCCCTGGCCGCTGTGGTTGCGCTCCTGCAGGGCGAGCAGTACGCCGATCACCCCATACAGCGATGACAGCGAGTCGCCGATGCTCACCCCGACCCGCACCGGCGCCTGGCCGGGGTAGCCGGACAGGTGGCGCAGGCCGCCCATGGCTTCGCCGATCACGCCGAAGCCTGGTAGGTCGCGGTAGGGGCCGGTCTGCCCATAGCCGGAGATGCGCAGCATGATCAGCCGCGGGTTGATGCGTGACAGTTCGTCCCAGCCCAGGCCCCATTCCTCCAACGTGCCGGGGCGGAAGTTCTCCACCAGGATGTCGGCTTCGGCGACCAGGCGGCGGACGATGTCCTGGCCTTCGGCTTCCTTGAGGTTGAGGGTCAGCGACTGCTTGTTGCGTGACTGCACGTGCCACCAGAGCGAGGTGCCGTCCTTGATCTTGCGCCATTTGCGCAGCGGGTCGCCGATACCTGGCGGTTCGATCTTGATCACCTCGGCACCGAACTCGCCGAGCATCTTGCTGGCGAACGGGCCGGCAATCAGCTGGCCCATTTCGATGACCTTGAGCCCGGCCAGGGCCATGGGTGTAACGGTTGAGTCGACAGACATGTGCGAATTCCCGATGACTTGGGTCGATGGCGGCGAGCATCGCCCACGGCGGGCCTGGCCGCAATCAGTCAATCGTCAAGTCTGGCTTCGTATCTCGCGAAGGCTTATGGTGTTGCCGCTCCTGCCCGGCGCCAGCCGCTGCGGTGAGCCTTTCGCCAATCACGAAGCGGAGCTTGCCATGCGCGTGGATTTTCTGACCCTCAAGCTGTTCGTGGCCATTGCCGATGAGCGCAGCCTGACCCGGGCCGCCGAGCGCGAGCACCTGGCGCTGGCCGCGGTGAGCAAGCGCATCAGCGACCTCGAAGCGCACCTGCGCACGCCGTTGCTGTATCGCCAGCCAAAGGGCGTAGCCTTGACGCCAGCGGGCGATGCGCTGCTGCACCACGCGCGCAACCTGCTGGACAACATCCAGCACATGCAGGCCGACCTCAGCGAGTTCAGCGAAGGTATCAACGGCCATGTGCGCATCCACGCCAACACCTCGGCGGTGATCGCCTTTCTGCCCGAGGATCTCAGCGCCTTCACCGCCCAGCACCCGCAGATTCGTATCGATCTGGAAGAGCGGGTCAGCAGCGAGATCGTCCACGCCGTGCGCGAGGGGCTGACCGATATCGGCATCTTCGCCGGCCATGTGCAGGCCGATGGCGTGCAGGTCTTTCCCTACCGCCGCGATCGGCTGGTGCTGGTGGTGCCGAGCGAGCATCCCCTGGCGACGCGTGAACGAGTGACGCTGCTGGAGACCGTGGGCTACGACTTCATCGGCCTGCAGAAAGAGGCGTCGCTGCACGCCCTGATCAGCGAGGCCGCGCAGCAGGTAGGCGCGCATTTGCGGGTGCGCATCCAGGTACGCAGCTTCGAGGCGATCTGCCGAATGATCCACACCGGCATGGGGATCGGCATCCTCCCCGAGCAGGCGGTGCGCACCTATCTGCCGGGCATGGCGGTACGTGCCGTGGAGATCGAGGATGCCTGGGCGATCCGCGAGTTGAACATCTGCGTACGGCACTACGACAACCTCTCGTTGATCGCTCGGCAGATGGTCGATCATCTCGCTAGCGGCTCTGCCTTCGGCAATGGCGAAGGCAGGCTTGGCCAATCAAGAATTTAGTCGCCCTCGGCGCTGCAGTAGAGTTCGTCGCGAACAAAGGCATCCGGCAGGGCACTGACCCGCCGCACTAACAACAACAGGAGATCGCCTCATGTCCCGCCTACTCTCGCGCAGCTTGTCCTGCGTGCTGCTTTCCACCGCCATGGCCTTCGGCGGCGC encodes:
- a CDS encoding LysR family transcriptional regulator; protein product: MRVDFLTLKLFVAIADERSLTRAAEREHLALAAVSKRISDLEAHLRTPLLYRQPKGVALTPAGDALLHHARNLLDNIQHMQADLSEFSEGINGHVRIHANTSAVIAFLPEDLSAFTAQHPQIRIDLEERVSSEIVHAVREGLTDIGIFAGHVQADGVQVFPYRRDRLVLVVPSEHPLATRERVTLLETVGYDFIGLQKEASLHALISEAAQQVGAHLRVRIQVRSFEAICRMIHTGMGIGILPEQAVRTYLPGMAVRAVEIEDAWAIRELNICVRHYDNLSLIARQMVDHLASGSAFGNGEGRLGQSRI
- a CDS encoding CaiB/BaiF CoA transferase family protein; this translates as MSVDSTVTPMALAGLKVIEMGQLIAGPFASKMLGEFGAEVIKIEPPGIGDPLRKWRKIKDGTSLWWHVQSRNKQSLTLNLKEAEGQDIVRRLVAEADILVENFRPGTLEEWGLGWDELSRINPRLIMLRISGYGQTGPYRDLPGFGVIGEAMGGLRHLSGYPGQAPVRVGVSIGDSLSSLYGVIGVLLALQERNHSGQGQQIDVALYESVFAMMESLVPEYDAFGYVREPAGSALPGITPSNSYPCNDGSYVLIAGNGDSIYKRLMNLIGRTDLADDPRLAQNDGRSQHAEMIDAAIGEWTAQRGRDEVIDALKGARVPAGYPYTAADIVSDPHYLARQMIETVSTSAGPLKVPGVLPKLSRTPGRIGEGGPQLGEHTDDVLAGLGLSDEQVKGLRERGII